One Rhea pennata isolate bPtePen1 chromosome 15, bPtePen1.pri, whole genome shotgun sequence genomic window, AGATGAGAGATGTGGATGCGTGCAACAGTGAAGGTGGGGCTGCTGGACACACTTACACCTCGCAGTGGGGAATTCTGTGTGGTCAGACTAGCTTGAAGGATTTAAAGCAAGTGCCTGTTGCTGTGTCTGTGGCTCTCTTCTGGGAGGGATTGTTTCCAAGCTCTTCCTGATCCTCCGTGCTTATGTGGGTGGAGTCTGAACAGACCATCCCGCAGGcccaggaaggagggaaaatcTCTGTAAACTATGAAGAACCAATGTCTAAATGAACGTGAGTGCCTTGCGTGGAGGTAGGACGTGCTGTGGAGCTGGGGCTGATCTCAGGCCGTTGCAGTGTCCTAGTCAAGCCAAGAGCATCTCCACTGGCTCCCGAGGTAGCTCTAGTTCCCTTTGGGACATCTGTCTCACTTGAGCCTTACTGGAGGGCACATAGATACACATGATGCTGTATGCAAAGCACGGGGAATGTGCCTGGGCGAGTAGTCTTTGCCCATCCTCATTATTATAGATAAGGGCTCAAATGCATTGCTCCTTGCTTGTTTTGTTCCAGCTGTGGTGGATAGTTGAGGGAGGACAGCTTAGGCCTGGAAGAAGCTCTCCTTCCCAGGCCAGAGCTGACATGCTGATGTTCTACCTCCAGCGATATCCTCCCGTTACAGCTTTCAGCCTGACTCTCAATGCAGGCTGACTCTTTTCCACATAACAGTGGCCCCAGTCATTGCTACAGATCCTCCTACTTTGGGATCAGAAACTTGCTGGCAAATACTGCATACCTGTCTTCTGGCTACGAAAGTAAAAGCCAGGGTTTGCACCCCTGGCTGCAGTGTGTTTTGGATGCAAATAACAGcgctttttctctttccttgggGAAAGTGACTGTTCACCCAAGCAAAGCGCTGTATGTTGCTCATATACAGTCTAGCGTGTGCTGCTCGTAGCTTGTCCATGGAGCCTCTGCTCAGATTGCTTTTGGGAGGAAAGAGCTGTTAATGAAGGAGATGCCTCCTGGTTTATAGGAAATAGggttatttctctgctttgaaaaatgtccAGCATTCTGCTCGGCTCTGTGCTTTAACCGTGTCTTGCAGTTAATCCAACTTCTGCCTAATTTGAAGTTTTCCTCACACTACAGTCTGCAGGCACTCAGGGCTGTGTCTCCTCTGTCTCCCTGTGCTTCCTCGACACTCTTGTGTTTcgttttttttaatgggatgcAAGAGGAGCGAATGGCACTCGCTTGCACCCAGCCGAAGGCTTGTTCCCTCGTGTATCTGTCGCTGCAGGGCATGGCGCGATGCCGGGAAGGTGCAGCGGCGGCTGGCGCCTCCGTTGCTCCTCGCGTTGCGGAGacaagagtgtgtgtgtgtgtgtgttggggggcgAGGGTATACGGAGACTGTGTCTGTCACCCGGTGGCTTTTCCACCGGGTTTCGTTTTGCTGCTACTGGTCGAGGGCCGCGGCTCGCCCCCCGTCAGGTTGGGACCACGGGAGAGGGGGACATGGCGCGCTCTGGGATTCCTTGAACTTTTATCACTTTTGGGCACTTTTCCCCCGTGGGTTTGTACCGGGCACTTTGGCCTTTGGCGGACGACAGTAATAACCTTGTCGTCCACGCCATGCTGCAGTTTGAGCCAGGGTGCTGCATATCAACTAACTAAAGCAATAATTACTCTTCAGGCCTTTTCCCACCTGGTTTTCAATGCTGTGAAGCAGATGAAGCTTTGGGATGATGCATCCTTCTAACTTGATTATTTTGgtttaaattctgcttttaattccCTGTGCTACTATTGGACGTGACACAATTTTAGCGGGGGtaaagggggggagggagactTTTGTGAATTACTGCAGGTAAAATCTAAGCAAATGCCAACGTCctaaaatgatttgtttttcgTTGCTGTTAATACTTGTGATTATTTTATACAGTCGATTTTAAAGCTTACgattttataatttaataaatgtaatagTATTTAAGGGAAAGCTCAGATTGTACTCTTAGGGTGCTTGGATTTTATATTTATAGAGTTAGGGCcccaaaagcaaataaaacgCTAACGCCGGCCCCGCTCTCCTGGCTGTCtggcgcggcgctgcgggacGCGAACCTGGTTTCGGCACGGCCCCTGCCGGCCACCGTGGCTGGCGCCGCTGCGCGTTTCCGCCAGCCAATGAGAGGTGGCTGCGGGCCGGCttccggccgcggcggccgctggGAGCGGAAGCGGAAGCGGcctgggggcggcggcggcggcggcgggcgggcgatGCCGCTGCACCGGGTGCCGCCGCGGCTCTGGGCCGCGCTGCGGCTGCGCGAGGGCATTTGCGCGCGGTTGCCCGCGCACTACCTGGCGGCGCTGCAGGACGACACGCCGCCCACGCCCGTGCACTGGCGGCCGCTGGGCGTGCGCTACCGGCGGAACGCGCGCACCGGGCAGCGCGAGCGCGTGCAGGACGTGCCGGTGCCCGTGTACCTGCCGCCCGCCGCTCACGAGGGGCTCTGGGGCGGCGAGGGCTGGATCCGTGGCTTCCGCTATGCCCGCAACGATAAGGTGAgcgccccttccccccccccccccgcctcccccggccggggcgccggcctGGGCCCGAGGGCGGCCCGGTTGGGAGGCATCAGCGCCGGCCCCCTTAGCGGCCGTTCCCGCGCAGCTCTCCACCCGGCTGCCGAAGACGTGGAAGCCGCAGCTCTTCAGCCGCCAGTTCTACAGCGAGATCCTCGACGCGACGCTGACCATCACCGTCACCATGCGGACGCTGGACCTCATCGACGAGGCTTACGGCTTCGACTTCTACATCCTGAAGGCAAGAGCGTgcagcggggcccggcggggctcGCCGGCCCGCCCGGCGGGGCTCATCGGCCCGCCCAGCGGGGCCTGCAG contains:
- the MRPL28 gene encoding large ribosomal subunit protein bL28m, whose product is MPLHRVPPRLWAALRLREGICARLPAHYLAALQDDTPPTPVHWRPLGVRYRRNARTGQRERVQDVPVPVYLPPAAHEGLWGGEGWIRGFRYARNDKLSTRLPKTWKPQLFSRQFYSEILDATLTITVTMRTLDLIDEAYGFDFYILKTPKADMCSKLGMDLKRTMLLRLARKDPKLHPDDPARREAIYHKYREFVIPEEEAEWVGLSLEEAVEKQRLLEKKDPVPLFKVYAEELVNQLKEDALQKK